In Benincasa hispida cultivar B227 unplaced genomic scaffold, ASM972705v1 Contig1098, whole genome shotgun sequence, a single window of DNA contains:
- the LOC120068814 gene encoding haloacid dehalogenase-like hydrolase domain-containing protein 3, with product MSLLSKLRCITIDVTGTLLAYKGELGDYYCMAAKSVGLPCPDYKRVHEGFKLAYKEMAKNYPCFGYAAKMPNIIWWKTCVRDSFIRAGYDYDEETFEKVFRRIYASFGSSAPYKVFEDSQPFLRWVREQGLMVGIVSNAEYRYQDVILPALGLNQGSEWDFGVFSGLEGVEKPDPRIYEIAIERAGNIAPEEALHIGDSLRKDYIPAKSVGMHGLLLDRFKTLDAEEWRKSGAVVLPDLVAARDWLQNN from the exons ATGTCGCTTTTGTCAAAGTTGCGTTGCATCACCATAGATGTTACCGGTACATTGTTAGCTTACAAAGGTGAGCTAGGTGATTACTATTGCATGGCAGCCAAGTCCGTGGGGTTGCCATGCCCTGACTACAAACGTGTGCATGAGGGATTTAAACTTGCTTACAAGGAGATGGCAAAAAACTATCCATGTTTTGGATATGCAGCAAAAATGCCTAACATCATTTGGTGGAAAACTTGCGTTAGAGATTCCTTTATCAGG GCTGGATATGATTATGATGAAGAGACTTTTGAGAAGGTGTTTAGACGTATATATGCATCCTTTGGTTCATCCGCTCCTTATAAGGTGTTCGAAGATTCCCAACCATTTCTTAGATGGGTGCGTGAGCAAGGTCTTATGGTTGGCATCGTGAGTAATGCAGAATACCGGTACCAGGATGTGATCCTTCCAGCTTTAGGCTTGAATCAG GGATCGGAATGGGACTTTGGTGTATTCTCCGGTCTCGAGGGTGTGGAGAAACCAGATCCTAGAATCTACGAGATTGCAATCGAGAGGGCTGGAAATATAGCCCCAGAAGAAGCTCTCCACATTGGAGACAGCTTGCGGAAAGATTATATTCCTGCAAAGAGTGTGGGAATGCATGGTCTGTTATTGGATAGATTTAAGACATTAGATGCTGAGGAATGGAGAAAATCTGGGGCAGTGGTGCTTCCCGATCTGGTGGCTGCTCGAGACTGGCTTCAGAATAACTGA